A region from the Desulfitobacterium dehalogenans ATCC 51507 genome encodes:
- the pyrR gene encoding bifunctional pyr operon transcriptional regulator/uracil phosphoribosyltransferase PyrR — MEGITKSKILDVDGIRRAITRIAHEIVEKNKGTDGVVLVGIRRRGVPLAERIQQKIEEFEGVKLPLGILDITLYRDDLSRIDVQPVVHQTEVPFTIEGKTVILVDDVLYTGRTARAALDATMDLGRAEKIQLAVLVDRGHRELPIRADYVGKNLPTSSREIVSVCIKEIDETEEVLLLERVDK; from the coding sequence TTGGAAGGAATCACAAAGAGCAAGATCCTTGATGTGGATGGAATTCGTAGGGCAATCACCCGGATAGCTCATGAAATCGTCGAGAAAAATAAAGGAACCGACGGGGTGGTCCTGGTGGGGATTCGCCGCCGGGGTGTACCTCTGGCCGAGCGGATTCAGCAGAAGATCGAGGAATTTGAAGGGGTTAAGCTTCCTTTAGGAATCCTGGATATCACCTTATATCGGGATGATTTGAGCCGGATCGATGTTCAGCCTGTGGTTCATCAGACCGAGGTGCCCTTTACCATTGAAGGGAAAACGGTCATCCTGGTAGATGATGTTCTCTATACCGGGCGCACGGCCCGGGCGGCCCTGGATGCCACCATGGATTTAGGACGAGCGGAAAAAATACAACTAGCCGTCCTCGTGGACCGGGGACATCGGGAACTCCCGATCCGTGCGGATTATGTGGGGAAAAATCTTCCCACTTCAAGCCGTGAGATTGTCTCCGTCTGCATTAAGGAGATCGATGAGACGGAAGAGGTCCTTTTGCTGGAGCGTGTGGATAAATAA
- a CDS encoding dihydroorotase, which translates to MWWIKNAQVIDPAQNISDIRDVLIGEGKILELKQGITEAEAKAKSGGTEWQEIEAGGCYLFPGLIDVHTHLREPGREDKEDIASGSRAAVRGGFTTILAMPNTTPVLDQKALIEYVVNQGEKVGLARIHPIAAITKGQEGKELVEMAELAAAGAMGFSDDGRGVQRGEMMRLALEYAKLTSCPVISHCEDESLAHKGVMHRGIVSTRLGLRGIPSSSESVMVARDLLLAEESRGKLHLAHISAKESVDLIREAKKRGVDVSAEVNPHHLLYTDEAIARTPYSTSYKVNPPLRTEEDRQALIEGLLDGTIDMLATDHAPHTWEEKTNPFDEAPFGISGLETALAATWQEMVITGILPQELLIKAWSMNPAQRFNLSGGTLKVGAPADLILFDPEHTELIDTDYLASKGKNTPFLGQRLKGFPIKVWVDGCLVHEI; encoded by the coding sequence ATGTGGTGGATTAAAAATGCTCAGGTTATTGATCCTGCTCAGAACATTTCCGATATCCGGGATGTCTTGATCGGAGAGGGGAAGATTCTCGAGCTTAAACAAGGAATCACCGAGGCCGAAGCCAAAGCAAAATCCGGAGGAACAGAGTGGCAGGAGATTGAGGCCGGGGGATGCTATCTTTTTCCCGGATTGATCGATGTTCACACTCATTTGCGGGAACCGGGCAGAGAGGACAAGGAAGATATCGCCAGCGGCTCCCGGGCAGCCGTCCGGGGAGGATTCACCACCATCCTGGCGATGCCCAATACCACTCCGGTACTGGATCAAAAAGCCCTTATCGAATATGTGGTGAACCAAGGGGAAAAAGTTGGTTTAGCCAGGATTCATCCCATCGCGGCCATAACCAAGGGCCAGGAGGGGAAAGAACTAGTGGAGATGGCGGAGTTGGCTGCCGCGGGGGCGATGGGCTTTTCCGACGATGGAAGAGGAGTTCAGCGGGGGGAAATGATGCGCCTGGCTCTGGAGTATGCCAAACTGACCTCCTGTCCGGTCATCAGTCATTGCGAAGATGAGAGCCTGGCCCATAAGGGAGTGATGCACCGGGGAATAGTCAGTACCCGTCTGGGCTTAAGAGGCATTCCCAGCAGCTCGGAAAGCGTCATGGTGGCCCGGGATCTTCTCCTTGCTGAGGAAAGCAGAGGGAAGCTCCACTTGGCCCATATCTCTGCTAAGGAGAGCGTGGACCTTATTCGTGAAGCCAAAAAGAGGGGGGTGGATGTAAGTGCTGAGGTCAATCCTCATCATTTACTCTATACCGATGAAGCCATTGCCCGGACCCCCTATAGCACATCCTATAAAGTCAATCCTCCCCTGCGCACGGAAGAGGATCGGCAGGCACTCATCGAAGGCTTGCTGGATGGGACGATTGATATGCTGGCTACGGACCATGCCCCCCACACTTGGGAAGAGAAGACCAATCCCTTTGATGAGGCTCCTTTCGGAATTTCCGGTTTAGAGACTGCTTTGGCCGCAACTTGGCAAGAGATGGTGATCACCGGCATTCTTCCGCAAGAACTCCTGATTAAAGCCTGGAGCATGAATCCTGCTCAGCGTTTCAATCTGTCGGGGGGAACCTTAAAAGTCGGCGCACCGGCGGATCTCATTCTTTTTGACCCTGAGCACACAGAGCTCATCGATACGGATTATCTGGCCTCAAAAGGCAAGAACACTCCTTTCCTGGGGCAGAGACTGAAAGGATTCCCCATCAAGGTCTGGGTGGACGGATGCTTGGTTCATGAAATCTAG
- a CDS encoding aspartate carbamoyltransferase catalytic subunit, with product MGWSRKDLLHIEDLKPEEIQLILNTAKPMKDIMSRAVKKLPTFRGKSVYNLFFESSTRTRTSFETAAKILGADTTSLAVAQSSLNKGETLLDTVRTLQAMKPDIVVIRHSSSGAAQFLAKELKAGVINAGDGQHEHPTQALLDVYTMQERLGSVEGRKILLVGDILHSRVARSNVWALRNLGAEVVLVGPPTLLPPEIHSWGVKTTFNLDEELPGTDVIMALRLQLERQQSGLLPSLREYSQLYGITAERVKKTDKQTLIMHPGPVNRGVEIESSIVNSSQSVIEEQVTNGVAVRMAIMYLLMGGGTGYVVD from the coding sequence ATGGGCTGGTCACGTAAAGATTTACTGCATATTGAAGATTTGAAACCTGAGGAAATTCAACTCATTCTCAATACTGCCAAACCCATGAAAGACATCATGTCCCGGGCAGTAAAAAAATTGCCTACCTTCCGGGGGAAATCGGTCTACAATCTGTTTTTTGAATCCTCAACCCGCACCCGGACTTCTTTCGAGACAGCGGCGAAGATTCTCGGCGCCGATACCACCAGCCTGGCGGTGGCTCAAAGCAGTCTGAATAAAGGGGAGACCTTGCTGGATACGGTGAGAACCTTGCAGGCCATGAAACCGGATATCGTGGTCATCCGTCACTCCAGTTCCGGGGCGGCCCAGTTTCTGGCGAAAGAGCTCAAGGCCGGTGTAATAAATGCCGGGGATGGACAGCATGAGCACCCCACCCAAGCCCTGCTGGATGTGTATACTATGCAGGAGCGCCTGGGCAGTGTGGAAGGGCGCAAGATTCTCCTTGTGGGGGATATCCTGCACTCCCGGGTGGCCCGCAGCAATGTCTGGGCTTTGCGGAATTTAGGGGCGGAAGTGGTTCTGGTGGGACCGCCCACCTTGCTCCCCCCTGAGATCCACTCCTGGGGAGTGAAGACAACCTTTAATCTGGATGAGGAACTGCCCGGAACCGATGTGATCATGGCCTTGCGCCTGCAGCTGGAGCGCCAGCAATCAGGACTGCTCCCCAGCTTAAGAGAATACTCACAGCTCTATGGAATTACGGCGGAACGGGTCAAAAAGACGGACAAACAGACCTTGATCATGCATCCCGGTCCGGTGAACCGCGGGGTAGAGATCGAGAGCAGTATCGTCAATTCCAGCCAATCGGTGATTGAGGAGCAGGTGACCAACGGCGTCGCGGTCAGAATGGCTATTATGTACTTATTGATGGGAGGGGGAACCGGTTATGTGGTGGATTAA